A window from Mixophyes fleayi isolate aMixFle1 chromosome 12, aMixFle1.hap1, whole genome shotgun sequence encodes these proteins:
- the TMOD4 gene encoding tropomodulin-4 — protein MSYQKELEKYRDVDEDEIMRGMSAEELAQLDLELQEMDPENILLPAGMRQRDQTKKTDTGPLDRDALLQHLEKEAMDAEEREDLVPFTGEKKGKPFIPKQAKREIPKEEQITLEPELEEALANATDAEMCDIAAILGMYTLMSNKQYYDAITTGIIINKEGINSVVQPDKYKPVPDEPPNPTNVEETLQKIKSNAADLDEVNLNNIKDIPIPTLKEICDAMKSNTRVKKLSLVATRSNDPVAFAVAEMLKGNSTLESLNIESNFISSAGMMAVIKAMKNNSTLAELKVDNQHQNLGDTVEMEMASMLENSPSVIRFGYHFTQQGPRARASAAITKNLEIRRKKKKV, from the exons ATGTCTTACCAGAAGGAGCTGGAGAAGTATCGGGACGTAGATGAAGATGAGATCATGCGGGGGATGTCGGCTGAGGAGTTGGCCCAATTGGACTTAGAACTTCAAGAGATGGACCCTGAG AACATCCTCCTCCCAGCTGGGATGCGCCAGAGAGATCAGACCAAGAAGACCGACACCGGCCCGCTAGACCGAGACGCCCTTCTACAGCATCTAGAGAAAGAAGCCATGGATGCCGAGGAGAGAGAAGACCTTGTGCCATTTACCGGGGAAAAGAAAG GTAAACCCTTTATCCCGAAACAAGCAAAGCGCGAGATACCCAAAGAGGAGCAGATCACGCTGGAGCCGGAGCTGGAGGAGGCGCTGGCCAACGCTACCGATGCTGAGATGTGTGACATTGCCG CCATCTTGGGGATGTATACGTTGATGAGTAATAAGCAGTATTATGATGCTATTACTACTGGAATCATCATTAACAAGGAAGGAATCAACA GTGTAGTACAGCCAGACAAATACAAACCTGTCCCGGACGAGCCCCCAAACCCAACCAATGTGGAGGAAACATTGCAAAAAATCAAGAGCAACGCAGCGGATCTGGATGAAGTTAATCTGAATAATATAAAG GACATTCCCATTCCGACGCTAAAGGAGATTTGTGACGCCATGAAGAGTAACACTCGTGTAAAGAAACTGAGTTTAGTAGCTACGCGCAGTAACGATCCTGTGGCCTTT GCCGTGGCTGAAATGTTGAAAGGAAATAGCACTCTAGAGAGCCTGAACATCGAGTcaaactttatctccagtgcagGGATGATGGCTGTTATCAAGGCCATGAAAAATAACTCTACTCTGGCTGAGCTGAAGGTGGATAACCAG CACCAAAACCTCGGAGACACTGTGGAGATGGAGATGGCCTCTATGCTGGAAAACAGTCCTTCTGTAATACGCTTTGGGTACCACTTTACGCAGCAGGGACCAAGGGCCCGGGCATCAGCCGCCATCACCAAAAATCTGGAGATTC GTCGCAAGAAGAAGAAAGTTTAA
- the LOC142109212 gene encoding E3 ubiquitin/ISG15 ligase TRIM25-like: MASSDMREELSCSICLCVYTDPVALTCGHNYCRVCIGKVLDSQRQHGHYSCPECREVFPKRPQLKKNMKLHNILEHFRHVRAQPEDTGVFCTYCIQSSVPAVKTCVLCEASLCDNHLRVHSKSVEHVLTEPTSTIGNRKCPAHKKVLEYYCFQDKACVCVYCTLGNEHRGHRMVPLNEASGVKKETLDNILKTLTSKNERVCDQIRQLESARTELARKMRHVDSLYLSPGLASNGENRGRRLRIQL, from the exons ATGGCGTCTTCTGATATGAGAGAGGAGCTGAGCTGCtccatctgtctgtgtgtttacACCGATCCTGTAGCTCTGACCTGTGGACATAATTACTGCCGGGTCTGTATTGGAAAAGTGCTGGATTCACAGAGGCAACACGGACATTACTCCTGTCCGGAATGCAGAGAAGTGTTCCCGAAGCGGCCTCAGCTTAAGAAGAACATGAAGCTACACAACATATTGGAACATTTCCGCCATGTTCGGGCACAGCCGGAGGACACCGGAGTCTTCTGTACTTACTGCATCCAGTCTTCCGTACCTGCCGTTAAGACCTGCGTGCTGTGTGAGGCTTCTCTGTGTGATAATCACttgagagtacacagcaagtcgGTCGAACACGTCTTAACTGAACCCACCTCCACTATTGGGAACAGGAAATGTCCCGCTCACAAGAAGGTGCTGGAGTATTACTGCTTTCAGGACAAAGCTTGCGTCTGCGTCTACTGCACCTTGGGGAACGAGCATCGGGGACACCGGATGGTGCCGCTGAACGAGGCCTCCGGTGTAAAGAAGGAGACGCTGGACAATATCCTGAAGACGTTGACGTCAAAAAACGAGAGAGTCTGCGACCAAATCCGCCAACTGGAATCCGCCCGTACCGAGCTGGCCCGGAAGATGCGTCACGTTGATTCGCTGT ACTTGTCACCGGGTTTGGCCTCTAACGGGGAGAACCGAGGCCGCCGTCTCAGGATCCAACTTTGA
- the SCNM1 gene encoding sodium channel modifier 1, translating to MSFKRDGDDSSQLNVLKKRRVADLLSSFIPTDEALLLKNGRYACTVCHHRPVFDTIDMLTVHRSGKKHITCMQRFYGKKNNHRNEIQKRRHQEYVRAEEAGEQLPKAPAPLLAQTRKITQHALLKAAPYNSCCSRKRPGDAGKKDSSSEIRPSPAPLLTTESNHPMNTRPCPPEATAETPGGEPGSSSSGICKQSQVKKSSGRKKTLKSSEKKEDLGDDPDRRREMQHYLLLKSSGWIPDGTGKWVKDETVEFDSDEEEPPAMPPP from the exons ATGTCGTTCAAACGGGATGGGGACGACAGCAGCCAGCTGAACGTGCTGAAG AAAAGGAGGGTTGCAGACCTGCTGTCCAGTTTCATACCGACAGATGAAGCCCTGCTTCTTAAAAATGGAAG GTACGCCTGCACCGTGTGTCATCACAGACCTGTCTTTGACACTATTGACATGCTGACTGTGCATCGGTCTGGAAAGAAACATATAACCT gtaTGCAGAGATTTTATGGGAAGAAGAATAATCACAGGAATGAGATCCAGAAACGTCGGCACCAGGAGTATGTCCGTGCAGAAGAGGCAGGAGAACAG CTCCCCAAGGCTCCCGCTCCTCTGCTTGCACAGACCAGGAAGATCACCCAGCATGCATTGCTGAAGGCTGCGCCATATAACAGCTGCTGCTCTAGGAAGAG GCCAGGAGATGCTGGAAAGAAGGACAGCTCTTCTGAGATACGTCCTTCTCCTGCCCCTTTGTTGACTACCGAGAGCAACCATCCGATGAACACACGACCCTGCCCACCAGAAGCCACAGCAGAGACACCCGGCGGTGAGCCAGGGAGCAGCTCCTCAG GTATCTGCAAACAGTCTCAGGTGAAGAAAAGCAGCGGACGTAAGAAGACTCTGAAGAGCTCGGAGAAGAAGGAAGATCTCGGTGATGATCCAGACAGAAGACGGGAAATGCAACACTACTTGTTACTGAAGAG CTCCGGCTGGATCCCGGATGGCACGGGGAAGTGGGTTAAGGATGAAACTGTTGAGTTTGACTCTGATGAAGAAGAGCCCCCTGCGATGCCACCACCCTGA